Sequence from the Montipora foliosa isolate CH-2021 chromosome 12, ASM3666993v2, whole genome shotgun sequence genome:
TTTCATTGACTTCACAAGCTTAAACACCTTGTCTGGATTCTCACTCAGCCCTCTCAGCTCCCGCTCAGCCGTCTCCTTCATTTTTTTTGCAACCACCTTCTTTGCTCGATTCTTCATGTTCTTGTATCTGGCCTTGTTCGCCTCATTTCCCCTTTTACACATCTCCTTATGCGCATCCTTCTTTCATACTATCGCTGCATTCACGTCCTCGTTCCACCACCATTTGTCCCCTTGATCTCTCCTCCCTTTCTTCTTCCCACATACTTCATCACATGCCTTTAACACCCTTTCCTTAAAACATTTCCACAAGTTTGGTGCATCAGCGTTTACCAGGTCTCCTACCTTCCTTCAAATCTTGCCCTTGTATCGTCTTCCTTCACCTTCCAAACCTTCCTTCTTTCAATAGCTTTCTTTCTCACCACCTTCTTCTTAACCAGATCCGTGACCACCAACCTGTGCTGAAGCTCACCTGGGATGACCTTCGCATCTCTCAGATACTTTCTATTTCCCTTTTCCACCAGTACAAAGTCAATCTCCGTCTCATTTTCCCCTGCGCTGTACGTCACTTTCCTCTTCTCCCCTTTTCTGAACCATGTGTTTGCCACACACAACTCTTTTTCATCACAAACTCTAACAACATCTTTCCTTCCAAATTTCTCTCCCCAACTCCATTTCCTCCATACACACCCTCAAAACCCTCAATCCGTTTCCCAACATGTCCATTAAAGTCACCCATACCCAATACTAGCTCACCCATGTTGTGCAGATCCCACTCACTCCTCAAATCATCATAAAAACGCTCTTTCTCTGCACCCGTTCTGCCACTTTGCGGACCATACACACATATAATTCTCACCACTTCTTCCTCAAGTGCCATCACTACCGTCATCACTCTGTCGCTCTTCCTTCGCACCTCCACAACCTTCTCACACAGCTCCTCCTTCACGAAAACTCCCACACCTCCAGTACCATCACTATTCCCAGACCACCGCAACTTCTATCTCCTACCCTTCACACCCATAAACCGCGCTCCTTGTTCTCTCCACCTCACTTCCTGCAGACAACACACATCCATCCTCCTCTTCCTCAGTTCCTCACTCACCTCTCCCACTTATACGCCCTACATTCCAAGACCCCACCATCGCCCCAAGCCGCTCATCAGGCTTCTCATCATTCTGCAAGCAGTGCTTGCGTGGCCCAAGGTCAGGGGTTGCACCTTTCTGTTTGTGGTAGGCAAGTGCGGCCCACCCCAGCCTTTGGGCTGGCTGGTACCCATGTCTTCCTGCTGTCATCATGGGGGTTTTATTGGAGCGCATAGTTTCTACGGGGAGCATGCCCTTGTTTACCCCCAGCCCCGGTTTTCGGACAGGAGTGGTCCCGAGACTAAAGCCTCTCCCACGATTTTGAGAAATGTGGTCATTTGACTACAGATACCATAATtcaacttgtttttcttttcttattgaACTTCTGTATTCCCTTtggggtaaaattaacaatagctctgattagcatgagacaagcaaaacctgaaggattctgtaacttgtagtcaaatggcgtcatcatgcaaatgtcctattcgTGACGTTATGTAGCTTGTTCATTTTGCATACCACGCCGAGCGAGCCAATAGAGGGTGAAATTTCGCTTAGAAACAAAGCcactctaagccaatcagaactcattcgAAAGTTCTTCATTGGCTACGACGCGTGCAAGCGTTGCTTTCgctttttgaaagcgaaacaaaGTCGCGTTTACTTCACTTTTCAAagctgtagttttaaaaagaatatggctacGGATCTTTAAtgatgactaataaatattcatgacaaaattagGATACTAATAACATTAAACATTATGATAAcaagatctttcagatcttaaaaccgcgctttgaaaatttatctgttttcttaccactatgtATAGTCccaacgtagtacacattccaaggcagtctttgttgattcactatgactatagacacaaaatcacctgatcaatctgtagcacaacaactgacaacaacgactacACACGAACTTATTGCACTATCACTTAATCTCAGaggaatctccgatgacgtaatggtcttaatttatctggaactgtcatcaggatatctatgggtatgaacgatacgataataacacttttaacaacttacagctttctttcctaaaagtcgcgattaaatttaattgtttttttacacgagtaaagGCCTAGCAAAGCAGTCACACGCGTCACTTAATTTAAGAATTGCGTTATCCACTGCTAtgtttagtacggtggttatttctctaccaatgaaagttgaaacgtcgacacattccatggatgacataatgaccttttatgtattcaatactcgcttcgaatcaaccgcttaaataacacaaaaaggcaatatattttgtactgaatagagtggaatattcataaaattttaagtacattaacgttttaacagcttttggcgaataccAGTAAACATCATAAGCTGCGTGATTCGAAGtgccactgactatatgaccgaatagaaatttgggactgctcaccaacaaaactaaattttatctgttttcttaccactgtagtcgcaacgtagtacacattccaaagaagtccttgttgattcactgatgactatagaaccaaaatcacttgatcaatctgtagcacaacaaactggcaacaacgactgcacacaaAGTTATTGCACCACTGACTTATAGCCGTTGTCAAAATCAGTCGCCGTGagccgttgtgaaatctccgatgacgtaatagtctgagctttctttcttaaaagtcacgattacatgtttcaataagacacaaaaatctatatattttgttgtaaataaaaagcggactatattcataaaattttaagtacattaacgttttaacagctttttggcgaataaaTATCCTAAGTTGCGCGACTGGTAGTTCCACTGACTatgtggccgagtggaagtctggttcagctctccgacaaaacgacaaaaaaataaataaataaataaaccgattgcagagcaagaaccgcgctcggcccatggccaCGCggtttaataataacaaaactCTTCTGCCAAATCCCTTCGCCCTACGAGAGGATCACATAGTCCAGTTTCTAACACTTTGTAGTAATTATTATCTTCAACACCTTGACCCCGTTTCCATATCAACAGCGACTGATAGCATCTTTCAACAACGGTATTGTAGTCGTGTTCTATAACATCGATACTGTCGTCATCAACGTCTAAAACTCGAGCAAGAACCTTCCATTTAGCTGCAATTTTTCCACACAATTTAATTAATTCTTGTTGTGATGGGCTTCCAGTTTTCCTCTGCTTAGCTGAAGCACCTACTTCATGTAACTTATCAGTGAGACGACTTGCATTATGCTGGGATTGGCTCACGTGGGCTGAAGCACCTAATTCATGTAACTCATCAGTGGGATGACTTGCATTatgctgtgattggctcatGTGAGCTGAAGCACCTACTTCATGTAACTCATCAGTGGGATGACTTGCATTatgctgtgattggctcatGTGAGCTGAAGCACCTACTTCATCTAACTCATCAGTGGGATGACTTGCATTatgctgtgattggctcatGTGAGCTGAAGCACCTACTTCATGTAACTCATCAGTGGGATGACTTGCATTatgctgtgattggctcatGTGAGCTGAAGCATCTACTTCATGTAACTCATCAGTGGGATGACTTGCATTatgctgtgattggctcatGTGAGCTGAAGCACCTACTTCATCTAACTCATCAGTGGGAAGACTTGCATTatgctgtgattggctcatGTGAGCTGAAGCACCTACTTCATGTAACTCATCAGTGGGATGACTTGCATTatgctgtgattggctcatGT
This genomic interval carries:
- the LOC137981009 gene encoding uncharacterized protein, whose protein sequence is MALEEEVVRIICVYGPQSGRTGAEKERFYDDLRSEWDLHNMGELVLGMGDFNGHVGKRIEGFEGVYGGNGVGERNLEGKMLLEKGEKRKVTYSAGENETEIDFVLVEKGNRKYLRDAKVIPGELQHRLVVTDLVKKKVVRKKAIERRKVWKVKEDDTRARFEGR